The genomic DNA TGGCATGACACCGAAGTTCAAATCAAAATTACTGGCGATTTTTATTCCAAACTTAAATCAATTTGTGACGGATCAGACCCTCGTCAAAAACCAAGTTTCCTTAAAAAAAGGCTATTAACTCAAAAAAGGCCTTCAACCATCTTTCAAGTAATTGCATGGTTGAAGGCTTTTTTTGCTATTTTTTACCAGATAACCTTGAAGTTATCATTTGTCGACGCTTGAATGATTGGATGTTTTTTTAAATATTCTGCAATCAGTTCCGTCATATCAATTTGAATTTCTCGAATAATTTTTTCAGGTTGGAACATTTGATAGTTTCCGCCACCGACTGCTCGGTATTGATTTGTCACGATTTCCAAAACATCTTCTGCTTGCACTGCTTTGCCATGATAATTAAGTTTCGTCACTCTTTCACCAAACGGTTGTCTTAAATCAAGCGTATACTCAATGCCTTCATACATATCATAATTATAGTATTGTGGTTTTGGATCGACATATTTCGGGTTGAAAATTGGTTGGCCTTTTTCTAACACAAAATAAGTAGCGCTTTGTTCTAACGCTTCACGGAGGTCTTGTCCAGTGACACGCAATACAGCCAAGGTATTTGGATAAATGTAGTTGGTAATGATATCGCGCATCGTAATTTGGTTATTAAACCCTTTGCCTTCATTGTTAAAAAGTGCAGTCCCTGAAATATCCGTTCCGCTTGAAGCCATTTGGACGTTATTAATAAATTCTATATATGGATGTTCTTTGAGGCGTACGGCATTCGGATTTTGAATCGTCATATCCCCTTCCACATTTCCCACTGGTTGGTCAAGCCACTCTTCTACCTCGTCATGTAACGCTGTTGTCAAAGCTAAAATTTCTGCATCTGGTTGTTCGTTTCCAACAGGATGAATAGCTGCGTCACTTCCAATAACGCGATAGCCTTTAGCCATAGGTTCAATTTCTAAAGTAATTTCTCCAACGAAAGCTCCTCGAAAACCTGGTTGAATCACAGGTATTCCATTCAGTTTTGTAGCAATTTCTCGATGTTGGTGACCAGTGACTAAGGCATCAATCCCAGGAACTTTTTCCAATAAATCGTAGCCTTCATTTTCTCCTGTTAGTAATTCCGTGGGTTCCCCTGTTTCTAAATCTTTTTCAAAACCGCCATGGTAAGCGACAACAACTAGGTCTGCTTCTTCCCGCAGTTTTGGCACGTATTCCGCCGCTGTTTCAACGACACTTTTAAACGTTAAATCTTTGACTGTTGCCGGCTGTTCCCAATGAGGAATATATTGGGTCGTCACGCCAAGGATGGCTACTTTAACCCCTTGTTTTTCTATGATGACATACGGCTGACCGAAATAAGGTTGTCCATCTTTACCAAGAATATTGGCAGCTAAAACTGGCTGTTGATAACTGGCAATCGTTTCCTTTAAATAATCTAAACCGTAATTAAATTCATGGTTGCCTAAAATGCTAACATCATAATTCATTTGATTAATGATTTTAGTGATGGCTTCCACTGAATGTGTTTCTGCTTTTCTTACGTAGTAACTAAGCGGCGAACCTTGAATAAAATCCCCATTTTCAATTTGAAAAACTGGTCCTTTGGCAGACGCCCGTAACTTTTTCAGCATGGTTGCTGCTTTTGCGGTTCCAAAAGGCAAATCCATCTTTTTTTCACTATAACTTGTCGGCATAATATACCCATGCATATCACTTGTTGCTAAAATTTTTATTTGCATTTTGTTTCTCTCCTTCTTCCGACCAAAAGAACAGGAAGGTTAGAACACGAGCCATAACGACTCAGATCCCAACCTCCCACGTCTGTTTATTTATTGATTATTGGTTCCATGCTTGTTCAAATTGTGATGTTGCATCTTTCAATAATTTTTTCGTGTCTTTATTTGATGAAGCAAAAATACTTTCCATAATTGTCCGCATTTCATTATAGGCTGAATCAGCATTTTCTTCTACTGGGATAGCGAATAAATCTTTTACTGCGTTTTCAAGTTGTGCAGGTACTTTGGTTGTCTTAGAATTTTTGTACTCATCACTGTGTAAAACAGATTCTAAAATTGGCATATAACCTGTTTGTTGTGCCCAGTACAATTGTGAATCAGGAGTAGCTAAGAATTTCATGAATTCAAATGCCGCTGTCCGTTGTTCTGGCGTAGCACTATCGAACATATAAATATCTGTTCCTTGTTGTAAGTTGATTTTTTCAGGACGTGGTGCAACACCGTATTCATAGCCACCAGCTTCAGCATCTTTTTGAACAAAACCAGCACCAGCAATACTACCGACAAACATTGCTACCTTTTTGTTTGCAAATGGGCCAGATAAATATTTATCTGAACCAGCTGTGCGGAAGTAACCTGCTTCGATACCATCACGGTAATAGTCCACGACTTCTTGTGAATCTTTGCTTGTTAAATCTAAGTCTTTATTAAAATCAACGCCTTTGTTTTTCATTCCAATTGCGTAATAGTTATTTAACGAGTCAAAACCAGCACCAACGACTTCTTTGTTGGATTTTTCGTAAATTGTTTTAGAAGCTTCTTTTAATTCCTCTAATGTTTTCGGTACTTCAACACCATATTCTTTCAACAAATCAGCATTATAGAATA from Enterococcus faecalis includes the following:
- a CDS encoding bifunctional metallophosphatase/5'-nucleotidase; translated protein: MQIKILATSDMHGYIMPTSYSEKKMDLPFGTAKAATMLKKLRASAKGPVFQIENGDFIQGSPLSYYVRKAETHSVEAITKIINQMNYDVSILGNHEFNYGLDYLKETIASYQQPVLAANILGKDGQPYFGQPYVIIEKQGVKVAILGVTTQYIPHWEQPATVKDLTFKSVVETAAEYVPKLREEADLVVVAYHGGFEKDLETGEPTELLTGENEGYDLLEKVPGIDALVTGHQHREIATKLNGIPVIQPGFRGAFVGEITLEIEPMAKGYRVIGSDAAIHPVGNEQPDAEILALTTALHDEVEEWLDQPVGNVEGDMTIQNPNAVRLKEHPYIEFINNVQMASSGTDISGTALFNNEGKGFNNQITMRDIITNYIYPNTLAVLRVTGQDLREALEQSATYFVLEKGQPIFNPKYVDPKPQYYNYDMYEGIEYTLDLRQPFGERVTKLNYHGKAVQAEDVLEIVTNQYRAVGGGNYQMFQPEKIIREIQIDMTELIAEYLKKHPIIQASTNDNFKVIW
- a CDS encoding extracellular solute-binding protein: MKFKTLATTVLATAAIFALGACGNGNGAKESNDIVKEVKEDTTITFWHAMNGVQEEALTKLTKDFMKENPKIKVELQNQSAYPDLQAKINSTLTSPKDLPTITQAYPGWLWNAAQDEMLVDLKPYMDDDTIGWKDAEPIREVLLDGAKIDGKQYGIPFNKSTEMLFYNADLLKEYGVEVPKTLEELKEASKTIYEKSNKEVVGAGFDSLNNYYAIGMKNKGVDFNKDLDLTSKDSQEVVDYYRDGIEAGYFRTAGSDKYLSGPFANKKVAMFVGSIAGAGFVQKDAEAGGYEYGVAPRPEKINLQQGTDIYMFDSATPEQRTAAFEFMKFLATPDSQLYWAQQTGYMPILESVLHSDEYKNSKTTKVPAQLENAVKDLFAIPVEENADSAYNEMRTIMESIFASSNKDTKKLLKDATSQFEQAWNQ